In a genomic window of Occallatibacter riparius:
- a CDS encoding glycosyltransferase family 9 protein, which produces MHTQSKFRLLVVRLGAMGDILHALPAVTALRREHPSWMIGWVIEPNWRHLLTAANGTPAEPLSPSQPLVDQLHLAPVKAWGKSPLSSRTTHEIKELRAELKAAEYDAVIDFQGAVRSAGLGCLTGAVRRIGESDPREWAAKWLFTERVATTGRHVIEQDVEVAAAVAGDALEPVQPLLPVDPHAETWCDGLFAPFGKDPVALLIPGAGWGSKRWPAERYASVAASLAARGFRVLVNAAPGEEELADAIKVQSNRAAMPVHCSLPQLIAINRRVALAIGGDTGPIHLACALARPVVGIYGPTDPARNGPYGTRFKVLRSPFSQRNHARLDEPEAGLLTISPEDVLEAVDEVLTSETAR; this is translated from the coding sequence GGTGACGGCATTGCGCCGGGAGCATCCCTCCTGGATGATTGGCTGGGTAATTGAGCCGAACTGGCGGCACCTGCTGACCGCGGCGAATGGCACGCCCGCCGAGCCCCTCTCACCCTCGCAACCACTTGTGGACCAACTGCACCTGGCGCCAGTCAAGGCTTGGGGGAAGTCTCCTCTGAGCAGCCGGACGACTCACGAAATCAAGGAATTGCGGGCGGAGCTGAAGGCGGCCGAGTACGATGCCGTGATCGACTTCCAGGGGGCCGTGCGGTCGGCGGGGCTGGGATGCCTGACGGGGGCAGTGCGACGGATCGGCGAATCGGACCCGCGAGAGTGGGCGGCCAAGTGGCTGTTCACCGAGCGTGTTGCAACGACCGGCCGGCACGTGATCGAGCAGGACGTAGAAGTTGCGGCGGCGGTGGCAGGCGATGCGCTCGAACCGGTTCAGCCGCTGTTGCCGGTGGACCCTCATGCGGAGACGTGGTGCGACGGGCTATTTGCGCCGTTTGGGAAGGATCCGGTGGCGCTGCTGATTCCGGGAGCGGGGTGGGGTTCGAAGCGCTGGCCGGCTGAGCGATATGCTTCCGTGGCGGCGTCCTTGGCGGCTCGCGGCTTCCGTGTGCTGGTAAATGCCGCGCCGGGCGAAGAGGAACTGGCCGACGCGATCAAAGTGCAGTCGAACCGAGCGGCGATGCCGGTGCACTGTTCGCTGCCGCAATTGATCGCCATCAACCGTCGCGTGGCTCTGGCGATCGGGGGCGATACCGGGCCGATTCATCTGGCCTGTGCGCTGGCACGTCCGGTGGTGGGCATCTACGGGCCCACGGATCCAGCGCGGAATGGTCCTTACGGCACGCGATTCAAGGTGCTGCGCAGCCCATTCAGCCAGCGGAACCACGCGAGGCTGGACGAGCCCGAGGCCGGGCTGCTTACGATTAGCCCTGAAGACGTGCTGGAAGCCGTGGATGAAGTGCTGACCTCGGAGACTGCTCGATGA